The Microcella flavibacter DNA segment GAACCTGACGTTCGGGCCGCAGATGGTCGAGCGCCTGCAGGCCGTGTCGGGCATCCCGCTCGACGTGCACCTCATGATCGCCGACGTCGACCGCTGGGGGCCCGGCTACGCCGAGCTCGGCGTCGAGTGCGTGACCTTCCACGCCGAGGCGGCCGACGACGTCGTCGCCACGGCCCGCGCGCTGCGCGAGCGGGGGGCGCTCGCGGGCCTCGCCGTGAAGCCCGGCACGCCGATCGAGCCCTACCTCGAGCTGCTGCCCGAGTTCGACCAGGTGCTCGTCATGACGGTCGAGCCCGGCTTCGGCGGTCAGTCGTTCATGGCCGAGACCATGCCGAAGCTCCGCGCGCTCCGCGCCGCCCTGCGCTCCGACGACCGCGCCATCCGCCTCCAGGTCGACGGCGGCATCACCGCCGACACGATCGGCATCGCGGCCGAGGCCGGGGCCGACACCTTCGTCGCCGGCTCGAGCGTCTACGGCGCCGACGACGTCGAGGCGGCGATCGCGGGTCTGCGCGCCGCCGCCGCCGCGCACGCGCACTGACCCTCACCGAGCGCTCGTCCATCGCGCCCCGGCCGCGTCGCCTCCTCCCGGGCCGGTCTGCTTGGATGGAGCCATGACCAATCTGAGCAAGCCAGAGATCGACTTCTTCGAGGGCCCCGCGCCCCAGGAGCTCGTCATCACCGACCTCGTCGTCGGCGACGGAGCCGAGGCCACGCCCGGCGCCACCGTCGACGTGCACTACCTCGGCGTCGAGTTCGAGACCGGCGAGGAGTTCGACGCCTCGTGGAACCGCGGCTCGAGCATCAACTTCCCCCTCGGCAGCCTCATCGCGGGCTGGCAGCAGGGCATCCCGGGCATGAAGGTCGGCGGCCGCCGGCAGCTCGTCTGCCCGCCCGCCCTCGCATACGGCCCCGCCGGCGGCGGCCACCGCCTCTCCGGCAAGACCCTCGTCTTCGTGATCGATCTGCTCGGCGTCAGCTGAGCGAACCTCCTCGGGGCCGGGCGGCAGGCGCCGCCCGGTACCCTGGACGGTTGTGAAGACCTTCGATGCGCTGTTCGCCGAGCTGAGCGAGACCGCCCGCACCCGTCCCGCCGGATCCGGCACCGTCGAGCGGCTCGATGCGGGCATCCATTCGATCGGCAAGAAGATCGTCGAGGAGGCCGCCGAGGTGTGGATGGCGGCCGAGCACGAGACCGACGAGGCCACCGCGGAGGAGATCTCGCAGCTGCTGTACCACCTGCAGGTGCTCATGCTCGCGAAGGGCCTCACCCTCGACGACGTGTACCGCAACCTCTAGCGCGTCGAGCCCGCGATGAGCATCCCGAACCGCCCGCCCCTCGCGCCTCGCCGCGCGCGTGATGAAGAGACCCCCATGCTGAGAATCGCGGTGCCCAACAAGGGCTCCCTCTCCGAGACCGCCGTCGAGATGCTCGTCGAGGCCGGCTACGCCGGTCGCCGCGACCCCCGCGCCCTCACGGTGGCCGACCCGCGCAACGGGGTGGAGTTCTTCTACCTTCGCCCGCGCGACATCGCCACCTACGTCGGCTCGGGCGCGCTCGACGTCGGCATCACCGGCCGCGACCTGCTGCTCGACTCCTCGAGCGAGGCGCAGGAGATCCAGACGCTCGACTTCGGCGACTCGACCTTCCGCTTCGCCGCCGCGCCCGGCACCGTGCACGAGCTCGGCGACCTCGAGGGCCTGCGCGTGGCCACGAGCTACCCGACCCTCGTCGGCGAGTTCCTCGCCCGCCACGGCGTCACCGCGCGCCTCGTCAAGCTCGACGGCGCCGTCGAGTCCGCCATCCGCCTCGGCGTCGCCGATGCCGTCGCCGACGTCGTCTCGACCGGCTCGACGCTGCGCGCGCAGGGGCTCGAGATCATCGGCCCCGTCATCCTCGAGTCGACGGCCGTGCTCATCTC contains these protein-coding regions:
- a CDS encoding FKBP-type peptidyl-prolyl cis-trans isomerase, whose protein sequence is MTNLSKPEIDFFEGPAPQELVITDLVVGDGAEATPGATVDVHYLGVEFETGEEFDASWNRGSSINFPLGSLIAGWQQGIPGMKVGGRRQLVCPPALAYGPAGGGHRLSGKTLVFVIDLLGVS
- a CDS encoding phosphoribosyl-ATP diphosphatase, which produces MKTFDALFAELSETARTRPAGSGTVERLDAGIHSIGKKIVEEAAEVWMAAEHETDEATAEEISQLLYHLQVLMLAKGLTLDDVYRNL
- the hisG gene encoding ATP phosphoribosyltransferase — protein: MLRIAVPNKGSLSETAVEMLVEAGYAGRRDPRALTVADPRNGVEFFYLRPRDIATYVGSGALDVGITGRDLLLDSSSEAQEIQTLDFGDSTFRFAAAPGTVHELGDLEGLRVATSYPTLVGEFLARHGVTARLVKLDGAVESAIRLGVADAVADVVSTGSTLRAQGLEIIGPVILESTAVLISARPEVEGIATLQRRLQGVLVARQYVLMDYDLPRALLAQAQAVTPGLESPTVSPLADPDWVAVRAMVPKDDTNHVMDALYDIGARAILVSPIHAARI
- the rpe gene encoding ribulose-phosphate 3-epimerase; translation: MSQRIHPSILSADFVNLEQEVARIGSADAVHVDVMDNHFVPNLTFGPQMVERLQAVSGIPLDVHLMIADVDRWGPGYAELGVECVTFHAEAADDVVATARALRERGALAGLAVKPGTPIEPYLELLPEFDQVLVMTVEPGFGGQSFMAETMPKLRALRAALRSDDRAIRLQVDGGITADTIGIAAEAGADTFVAGSSVYGADDVEAAIAGLRAAAAAHAH